The genomic DNA AAGCGAATATTAATATGCTCTTTTTCCTGCTTGAACTTAATCTCGTTGAAAAATGTGTAAACCTCAAACATCAGGTTGTCGAGGTTACAGTCGGCAGGATTAACGGTTAGCTGTCCTGCATCAATCTTGGATAAATCGATAATATCATCTATGAGATTAACCAGCATCATGCCGTTATGGTAAATGATATCGATATACCTATCGCGCTTTTCCTGCGATTCCTCATTCTTTAGGAGTTGGGCAAATCCTAAAATGCCATTCATTGGGGTGCGAATCTCATGGCTCATATTGGCCAGGAAGTTTGATTTGAGGATATCGGCTTCCTCGGCCCTAATCTTGGCATTTTGGACTGCTGCTTCGAGTCGTTGTATCTCTAGATGTGCTTTTGCAAGTGTATCGGCCTGTTCATCGTTTTCAATTTGTAACTCTTTACATTGAATCTTTAACTTTTGAATCTCCTCCCTAAGCTGTTCAAGCAAAATCGAGTCGGATGAACTATTAACTGCATTTGCAGATAATTTTCTTTTAAGGTAATTGTGCGTAATGAAATATGTAGTGGCTGTTGAAAATAAAGCCACAAAGATTATAATACCGATACCCATTAAAACTGACATATTTTTTTTTACACGATTTCAAATATTCAAATTTTTAAATACAATTACAAAGATATTTGCCTAAAAAGCCTAAGAATTCCTTGAATAGATTTATAGTTTAAATAAACGACACGTTTTAAATGACAAAAGGTTTCCTTAGAATCATTCTAAAGAAACCTTCTGACATTAAATAAAGTCTAAAAGAAGAAGCCAACACTCATGATGATTTGTGGGTTGCGTTGATCGAATGAGTAGTCGGTACCACTCAAAGTGATGCCAGTCCCAAGTTTGCTGAGGTTGCCTTCGTATTTAAGGTCGAGGGTAAGGGTTTTAAGAATATCGAGCCCTACTCCTACCTGGTACCCAAAAGTTGCCGACCTGAAATTATTTTTCACTGTTTGGTTGGTCAAATCGGCTAATTTATCTTTAAGGCCATCGTTTTCAGAGATTAAGATTGTTGCAACCGGTCCAAGTCCAACCCTAGCAGGACCAAATTTCCATCCAACAATAACTGGAATATCGAACTTGTTGAACTTTTGCATTTCGTTGTAAACATCGTTTAGGGTAACATCCTTAAGCATAACCTCGCCCTGCGAGCGGGAAAAAAGCAGCTCGGGTTGAATAAAGAAACCCATAATTTGCACCCGGGCAAATAGCCCAGCGTGAAATCCAAGTTTAGCATCGCCCTGCTCCACAATGTATTGGTTTGCACCGTCGGTAATGGTTGCCTTACTAAACTTAACATTGGATGAGCTAATGCCGCCCTTAAGCCCCATTCTAAAGAACTGAGCGTTAGAGAACAGGGAAAGGCTTGTGAGTGCTAAAATAAAAAGTGTTCTTTTCATAGTAATTGAATTTAAAAAGGTTTAATGATCTACTATTATCAAATTGTGTGCTAGATTTAAAAGAGTGGACTAATTAATCGTGCCAGCGCTTCCTTGTAACTATTTTTCAGCGGACGTTTACTCCAGCTTTGGGGTGTAATAACCTGGCTTTGTACCAGGTTGGATAAGAAATTTTCCTCAAGCCTCTCAGTAACCTGATTATCGTAAATGAAAGCCGCCACCTCAAAGTTATCCTCAAAGCTGCGGATATCCATATTAGCCGACCCCACCATGGCCAGCTTACCATCAATCATCATCACCTTGGAGTGGTTAAAGCCATTTTGGTAAAGGTAAACCTTGATACCAGCCTCCAGTAGCTCGGAAACATAAGAGAGTGAACTCCAGTAAACAACGGTAGAATCGGATTTTCCGGGTAAAATAATCCTAACATCAATCCCACTTAGTGCTGCTGTTTTAAGGGCTGTTAGGATACTTTCGTTAGGTATAAAGTAAGGCGTAGATATGTAAATATGCTTATTGGCACGTGTTATGGCATGGAAAAAGGCTTGCATGATACTTGCCCAATCGGAATCGGGACCGCTTGTTACAATTTGTAAGGGATGGTAACTGGTAACGGTTGGCTGAGGAAAGTAAATATTACGCTCCCTTATGATTTTTCCAGTAACAAAGTACCAATCAATCAGAAAGATAACCTGAAGTGAATGAACTGCCTCACCCTCGATTTTCAACATGGTGTCGTACCACTGCCCAAGCCTTCGGGTACCCTCGATGTACCGGTCAGCAATATTCATTCCACCTAAATAACCAACTTTTCCATCGACCACTACTACTTTTCGATGGTTTCGGTAGTTTACCCTACTGGTAAGCAAGGGGAATCGAACCTCCATGAACGGATAGATCTCTATGCCAGCATCTTTTAGCTCCTTGACATACCTTTTGGGTAGGCTCCAACTGCCTACATCATCGAATAGTACTCTAACCTTAACGCCCTCTTTAGCCTTTGTTATCAGGATATTTTTAATTCGGTTACCAAGCTTATCGTCATTTATAATATAAAACTCGATATGAATGCTTGAAGTTGCTGAGTAAAGTGATTCTATTATGGAGTCGAAGGCTTGATTACCTGTCTGGAAAATCTCAACCTCATTCTTTTCAGTTAGCAGGGCCTTGCTGTTGTTGAGCAAAAGGGTGATAATACTTAAATGATCAGCAAGCTTATGGTGAATATCGGTTTTAGAGGAAAAACGGATAACTTGTTTATGGCTTAAATACTCTATTTGTTCAATATCCTGAATCTCTTTACGGCTAAACAGCTTTTCCTTTCTACGGTTTTGGCCAAATACGATATAAAGTAATAAACCAAGTATTGGTAATGTGATAAGAAGTAAAACCCAAGTGGACGTTTTAGCGGGATCGCGCTTTTCATGGATAATCATTGCGGCTGTAGAAAGCACGGTAATGATATAAACCGTCCATAGCAGCGTGGTTAGATGGTTTAAAAACGTTTCGTTTAGTATGTTCAAGACAACCATACCCAAATTTTTCTCTAATTAAGAAAAATTCGGGAAATTATGCAAATAACCTATTTAAAGGGCGAATTAGGCTCTTTTGCCATGTATCCGTATAGAAGCCGATCGATCACGGTGGGCAGAATGCGTTGGGCCAGTACCGATATTTTACCTTCGGTACCCATGATAATATTCCTACGGCGTTTAACAATTCCTTTAACAATTATTTTTGCTACCTCCTCGGGAGTCATCATGTTTTTCTCATCGCGAGGCGACATACCCTGAGGGGTACCATCGGCGGTTAAAGCCGAGAATCTGACGTTAGTAGCTGTAAACCCAGGAGCCGCAATCATTACATGCAAACCGTTCTTGAGATTTTCGATACGTAGGGTTTCCAGGAAACCATGCATTGCAAATTTTGATGCTGAATACCCACAACGGCCTGGTAATCCGTGGAATCCAGCAATGGAACTCACACCTACAACTGAACCTTTTGTCTCAAGCAAATAGGGTAATGCATACTTTGTACAGTAAACCGTACCCCAAAAATTTACATCCATGAGATGCCGAATAACTTTAAGGTCAACATCCTTAAAAAGGGCACGCATGGAAATGCCGGCGTTATTGATCAGAATATCGATTTGTCCGTACCTGCTTATGGCCTGTTCAATTAAATTTTTACAGTCACCCTCGCTGGTCACATCGGTTTTTACAGGCAGTACCTCTACCCCAACTGAGGATAGTTCAGATGCAATAACATTTAACTCATCGATGTTACGAGCGCCAATAACCAGCTTGGCGTTATACCTTGAAAACTCGTAGGCTAAAGCCTTTCCAATGCCCGATGATGCACCAGTAATAACAACTACTTTTCCCGTTAATTTTTTTAATGCCTTTGTCATGGTTATTTCAAATATTGTTCAGCTAATCTATTAAATAATGGCTTACATGAGTTTGAATTACTGTTAAAGTGTAACATTTAATCTTTTTAACATAATTCATCAATCTGATAATCAATGTATAGAACAATATTTACATTTGAAATGAAAGAAAAATTTGTATATTTTAGAGAAAGAGTCTATCTTTGCAACGCAAAAAACAAAAGTAGTTCTCAATAAAATAGGTAGATTCAGTAGCTCAGCAGGTAGAGCACATCCCTTTTAAGGATGGGGTCCTGGGTTCGAATCCCAGCTGAATCACCAAAAAGCCCGATGGAAACGTCGGGCTTTTGTATTAAGGATAAAGGATAAAGGATAAAGGATAAAGATAAAAGGGGAAAAAAAAGTTAAAGAGTGCCTCGTCCGGGAATTTACTTGTTTTGCACCTAATGTAAATCAAACCTTCGGCTTTTTTGATTCAATTAAAATAAACCCACAAGAAGTATCGTAAAGCAAAATCCTAAACACAACCTTTAGCTCTCCAAAAGTAAAAAAGGACGGATTATTGTTAATCCGACCTTTTAATTGTTAGAATTTCATTAGCCTAATTTATTCTGGATGTGAATACTTCGAAACTGTTTGGCTTAAGCGTAACTTCAAGTTTCCCGTTTTGGATTGAATATTTAGAATTGAAGTTTGGATATAATATGCTATCACTCATATATTCAGGTATTTGTAAGTCGATAACTTGTTCCTGGTTCGACTTGTTGAAGATTACAACTACAGTATTGTCAAAATATTTACGAACGTAAGCGTAAACATTATCGTTTACGAGGATGGTTTGGAATGAGCCGTAAACCAGAGCCAGGTTATTTCTGCGGATGTTTACAAGCTTTGTAACAGTTTCAAGGGTTTGTTGCTCAAGGGTTGATAATCCATCGAACTTCATCATGCGGCGGTTATCGGGGTCGTTGCCACCGGGCATCCCAAACTCGTCGCCGTAGTATATGGTTGGAACACCGGGAATGGTCATGTTGAATGCGTTAAGCATGCAGAGTTTAGCATAAGCAGTACTATCGCCAACGCCAATTTCGCGGGTCCAACCAGCCTTTTTGGCATCCTCACCGAAACGTAAGGCTCCACCGGCATAGGAAATAAAACGACCCCTATCCTGATTTCCTGAGATATAGCCCATAAGGTTAATCCAGCCAAAATAGCTGAATGTTTGGTGCAGTGCTCCATCAAGCTTAGTAAAGGGGTAGTCGTTGCGGGCAAAAGCGGCTACCGAGGCATCGTAAATGTTAAAATCGAACTGGGCGTCGAGCATGCCGCTGCCAATGTAGCTTGCAATGAGTTCGTGGCTGCCATAGGTTTCGCCAATCTGGTAAACCGGTTTATTGGGTAGGTTAAGCTTGATTTTTTGGGTAAGCCTACGCCAGAAATTCTCGTGAATATGTTTAGTGGCATCGTGGCGGAATCCATCGAGGTCGTAATGGGAAACCCAGAATAAAGCTGAGTCGGTCATGGGTTCATAAACCTCAGGACGTTCCAGGTCGAGCGTTGGAAGAAACGTATCGAACCAAGTTGTAAGGCGATACTCATCCCAGCGTTCGGTGTTTAGTGAACCATCGGGCAGGTAAAGCGATGTAGCCCAGTCGGGATGCTGCTTGTAAAGGGGATGCTCCTGGTGAACGTGGTTGGCCACGTAATCGAGTATAACGTTCATGTTTCGCTTATGGGCTTCAGCAATAAGCTCATTAAGTTCACTCTCAGTCCCAAACCTAAAGTCGACTTTGGAAGAAGAAACCGGCCAGTAGCCATGGTAGCCCGAAAATTTGGTGCGGGGTTGTGGATATAATCCCCATGCCCCTAAGGGGTTTTGAGTAATTGGTGAAAGCCATATAGTATTGATTCCCAGTTTGGTAAAATATCCATCCTTAACCTTTTGGGTAACGCCAGCCAGGTCGCCACCAAAGTAATTTGCCTTGGGGTGTATTTCGGGATCGTTCACCTTGAAATCGTTGGATGGGTTGCCGTTCTTAAAGCGGTCAACCAAAAGGAAATACATGATTTGAGTATGCTTATCGCTACGGGAAAGCTGCGATGGATTTATTACCACCCTATTTCCCTCAAGCGGTATAAGTAGATTGTTCGATTCCCCTTGCTGGTTGTAGGCCCAAATGCGTATATGGGATCGCTTGTAACCTCGGGCATTTTCAGGTATTGTTATTTCGTAAAATCCTTCCTTAGAGGTAATAAATTTATCATCCATTAAGTAATTCTGCCACAGCACAATAAACTTATCTATATTTCCTATCGCTTTAATAAACAATTTATTTCCATCCGTTGAGAATGGAACGAGTTTGGGTAGCTCCTCAGGATTTGTGTTGCCAACAACTAACACTGAGTTATACCCACCCATTCCATTATCTTCAAAAGTGGGGTTTGCTGGGTCAAGCATCCACTTGCCGTCAATAACAACCTGGTAATGGTATTTCCCCGGATTTAAAAGCTTAGTAGTTTTATAAACCTTTCCATCGAATGTAAGATTGGTAGAACTGGGATTCCAGTCGTTTATTTGCCCTGCAAGCTGAACGCTTTTTACCTTTTTCCCCTGAGGATCGAAGGTGAAGGTTACAGGAAGTTTACGATTTTTCCGAACCAATAAACAGTATTTATCGCCCTTAGCCCAGATAAAAATATATGAGAGCCATGGCAATGACTGATTGTCAGCTTTCAAAGTAAGGTATGCCTTACTATCGGAAATGCTATACTGAAAATGTGAGGGTATAGATACTGAATCAATCACCTGAGGATCAGGGAAGTAATCGGTTAGGTAAACCAATGTACTATCGCCAGCAAGCTGAATTACTGAAAGCAAATCATGAACTGCCGGGCTGGTAGTAGCATGTTCAATCCGTAAACTTTTTTGGCATGAACTTACTAAAAAGGTTACGGTAATCAATGCTAATAATCTGTATTTCATATACATAATATTTTAAAGATTTACTTCAACTCAATTATCATAGCCGAGCGGGGCGAAAGCTGAATCTTTGCAAGGTTTTCAACCTTATTTCCGGAAATAATATCAATTCCGCTCGTTTTGTTGGAAAGGAACTCAGCAAAGCGAGAGGTATCCAAAACCTTGGGTTGATAACCGTTATGAAGAATAACCATCACGGTTTGCTCTGAGTTATGGCGGAAATAAACATATACCTCATTCTCAGGGATAAAATGGGTTAATTTTCCGTTGTGAATGGCAGTAGCCGTTTTGCGCCAATTCAGGATGGTAGACATGTAGTTCCAGATTTCATTTTGGCGCTTTGTTCTACCCTCAGGGGTAAAAGCCGACTTGGAATCGGTTGGCCATCCGCCGGGAAAATCGCGGCGAATATCGCCATGCCCCTTGGCATCATCGCCGGGCAATAAAATCTCAGTTCCGTAGTAAATTTGAGGAATGCCACGTGTGGTAAGCAGGAATGCCATGGCGAGCTTTAAACGGCCTAATGCCTGAGAAGAATCGCGCTGGAAACGGCCGATATCGTGATTATCGGCAAAGATGAAAAGTTTATCGGGATTTGGGTAAACAAAGTCGTGGGCAATAATCTCGTAAAGGCGTGCCAGTCCCGTATCCCATCCATCCTTCTCATCAAATGCCTTGTGCATGGCAAACATCAGGGGGAAATCCATTACAATCTCTAGGTTCGAGTTATACCCATCGCGGTTTTTGGCATCCTTTTGCCAGTATGCCACCCAAGCAGGATAGTTTACCCAGGTTTCGCCAACAATGCTGAAGTTAGGATATTCATTCTGAACCGCAGCGCACCACTGGGCCATGAAATGCTTATCACAATAAGGATGGGTATCCATTCGGATGCCATCCAACCCGGCATACTCAATCCACCAGATACTGTTCTGTATTAGGTAGTTGGCAAGGTATGGGTTTCGCTGGTTAAGGTCGGGCATGTGGCCGTCGAACCAACCGTCGGCCATTAGGCTGCTATCGGCAACCGAAGCATGCGGGTCGAAGGTGGTAGGAATGCGGTAGTTTGTCCGTTTGTAATCGGGGTAAAGGTTGAACCAGTTCTTCATGGGCACATCCTTCATCCACCAGTGCTCACCCCCGCAGTGGTTGAAAACCATATCCTTAACTACCTTAATGCCCTGGGCGTGGGCTTTATCAATGAATTCCTTGTAAAGCTCATTGCTACCCAGGCGGGGGTCAACCCTGTAAAAATCGGTAATGGCATAGCCATGGTACGACCACGAAGGCTGGTTGCTCTCGAGCACAGGATTTAACCAAAGCGCTGTTACTCCCAGTTGTTTAAAATAGTCGAGGTGATTCAGAATACCCTGAATATCGCCGCCGTGACGGGCGTAAGGTTCATTGCGGTCAACCTTATCAGTATATCCGCTAACTTGGTCAATTGCAGGGTTTCCGTTGGAAAACCTGTCGGGGTAAACCAGGTAAACCACATCGGAATTATCAAAGCCTTTGCGGTTGGCTGAGCCAGCTTGACGGGCTTTAAGTTCGTAAGCATAAGTTAGTGGTTTACCCTTAGGAAAGGTAAACTTAATATCAATACTCCCTGGCTTGGCATCGGGTTTAACGGTTAGGTTGATGAAGATATAGTTTGGATTTTCAACCCTATCGATACCAACAAGATCGATATTGGGGTTGTTGATAGAAACCTGTGCCGAGGCAATATTTTTCCCGTAAACCAGAAGCTGAAGGTTTGGATTATTCATACCAACCCACCAGCAAGGGGGTTCGATACGCTCAACCGGTTTCTGAGCAAGTGATGTCATCACCACAAACATAGTAGACATCAGTAAAGATAAGAGGTTTTTAAACATGGTTATTGGTTTTTTTGAGTGATTTTTCCTGAAAACAAGAAGGGCTGTCAGGGAAACCCCCAACAGCCCAAATTCTAATAAATAACTATTTGGATATGAATACTTTTATTACCAGCTGGACAAAAATCCGGAATATGGAATAAGCTATTCATTACCCACGACCTATAGCATTAAGATCGGCAAAAGCTTCCTTGAGACGGGCAACAATTGACTCTTCGCCTTTGCGAAGCCAAACGCGAGGATCGTAATACTTCTTGTTGGGAGCATCTTCCCCTTCGGGATTCCCAATTTGACCCTGCAGGTAACCCTTCTTGGCCTCGTAATAGTTTTTGATGCCTTCCCAGAAAGCCCACTGCAAATCGGTATCAATATTCATCTTTATTACTCCATAGCTGATGGCCTCAGTAATTTTTTCCTTTTCGGAACCGCTACCACCATGGAATACAAAGTTTACAGGCTTATCGGCTGTAGCATATTTCTGCTTAATTAGCTCCTGTGAGTTCTTAAGGATAATTGGGTTAAGAACCACATTGCCGGGCTTGTAAACGCCATGCACATTTCCAAACGATGCTGCTATGGTGAAATTGGGGCTAATTTTCATCAGCTCCTCATATGCGTAAGCCACTTCCTCGGGTTGGGTGTATAATCTTGAGCTGTCAACACCAGTATTATCAACGCCATCCTCCTCGCCGCCAGTAACGCCAAGCTCAATTTCCAGGGTCATTCCCATTTTGGCCATTCGCTCCAGGTAACGCTTGCAGATTTCGATATTTTCATGAAGCGATTCCTCGGAAAGATCGAGCATGTGTGAGCTGAAAAGAGGTTTTCCTGTTTCGCGGAAATGTTTTTCGCCCGCATCGAGCAAGCCATCAATCCATGGAAGAAGTTTTTTGGCAGCGTGGTCGGTGTGAAGTACAACGGGAACACCATAGGCCTCGGCCAGCAAATGAACATGCTTAGCTCCGCTTATTGCCCCAAGTATACTAGCCTGTTGACCGTCGTTGGATAGCGATTTGCCTGCAATAAACGATGCCCCGCTGTTTGAAAACTGAATAATAACCGGTGAGCCCAACTCACGGGCGGTTTCCAGCACGGCATTCATTGTATTAGTTCCAGTAACGTTAACTGCAGGTAGAGCAAACTGCTCAGCCTTAGCAATTGCAAATAGTTCCTGTAACTCTTTTCCGGTTATTACGCCTGGTTTAAAACGTTTCATGATTTTGTAGTTTTAAGAAATACAACGCAAAGGTAATCTTTTTTCAGGCTTAGAAAATTTGTTTCTGAACCGGAACGCTTATTGAGCTGGAGGCAGGAACTGAATGCTCAACACCGTAAATCTTAAGGGTTATTGCATTCCCGCTTTCATTGTTAATGGTTATTTGTGAACTGGTTACCATTATCTTAAGAATGTTATCGCGGAACCAAACCTTAAAGCTATACGATTTCCACTTATCGGGAATAAGCGGGTTAAAAGTGAGCATGTTGTTTCGAACGCGCATTCCACCAAAACCTTCAACAATGGAAATCCAGGTGCCGGCCATACTGGTAATGTGGAGTCCCTCCTTAACCTCGCGGTTGTAATCGTCGAGATCGAGGCGAGCTGTTCGTAGGTAAAGCTCATAAGCTTTATCAACATTGCCTATACGAGATGCCAGAACGCTATGAACGCATGGTGAAAGCGATGATTCATGAACTGTTCGGGCCTCGTAAAACTCATAATTACGTTTAATGGTATCGGTATCGTACCTGTCCTCAAGGAAGTATAATCCCTGTAAAACATCGGCTTGCTTAATGAAGCAGGAACGCAGAATACGATCCCAACTCCATTTCTGATTTAACGGACGCTCCTTGGGATCAAGATCCTTAACAAGAATCTGCTCCTTGTCCATATACCCTTCCTGTTGCAGGAATATTCCTAACTTTTCATCAACAGGGAAGAACATATTGTTACGGATATCGCGCCACTTGGCTATCTCCTTAGATTCATCAAAATGGATTGATTTAGTCAACTCAGCATACTTGGATGGATCGGTTGATTTAACGTAAGATGCTACCTCCTCAGCATACTCCATGCACCAGCAAGCAATGGTTGAAGTGTACCAGTTGTTATTAACGTTATTCTCATACTCATTAGGGCCGGTAACACCCAGCATAACGTACTTACCCTTTTCCTGCGAGAAGTTCACACGCTGTGCCCAAAAACGAGCAATTGCAATGAGCACTTCAAGGCCAAAGTTTACCAAGTAACTTTTATCGCCTGTATAGCGAACGTAATTGTAAATTGCAAAAGCAATGGCACCATTACGATGAATCTCCTCAAAGGTAATTTCCCACTCGTTGTGGCACTCCTCACCGTTCATGGTAACCATTGGATAAAGGGCTGCACCATCGGTAAAGCCAAGTTTTTGTGCATTTTCAATAGCCTTTCCAAGTTGCTTGTAGCGGTAGAGCAGAAGTTGACGGGCAACCTTTTGACCGTGTGTAACCATATAGAAAGGTAAACAGTATGCCTCGGTATCCCAATAGGTTGATCCACCATACTTTTCACCTGTAAAGCCTTTTGGGCCAATGTTCAAGCGTTCATCCTTGCCCGTATAGGTTTGGCTGAGCTGGAAAATATTAAAGCGGATACCCTGCTGAGCAGCCACATCGCCCTCAATGGTGATATCGCTATGTTGCCAAATCTCAGTCCAAGCATTTCGCTGCTCATCAAGCATTTTATCGAAACCTTTCGATACGGCAGTATCGATAAGCTTTTCGAGAACCTTGGGAAAAGTTCCCTTCTCATGGTTCAGGCTTGAAATTACAGCAGCATACTTGTAGAGGGTTACCTCATCGCCAGCCTTTGCATTAATAGTAAACCTGTTGTCGACATACATAGCTGAGGTGTTTACTTGCGGCTGAACATTCTGATGCTGACCATTAACGTGTATAAAGTTACGCATGGCATGGCCAACGTGGAAATCGAGTTTTTTAGTACGGCTTACAATGTAGCTGAAAGCTGATGTGCCTTTAATATCGACCACTTCCCAGAACTTCTCGCCATAGTTGGAATCCTCATTGTGAACATCGGCATCGAGGTATGGGTGAACCTCGATATTAGCATCGGCATTAAGCGGTTTAACAGAGTAACGTATA from Tenuifilum sp. 4138str includes the following:
- a CDS encoding porin family protein, whose product is MKRTLFILALTSLSLFSNAQFFRMGLKGGISSSNVKFSKATITDGANQYIVEQGDAKLGFHAGLFARVQIMGFFIQPELLFSRSQGEVMLKDVTLNDVYNEMQKFNKFDIPVIVGWKFGPARVGLGPVATILISENDGLKDKLADLTNQTVKNNFRSATFGYQVGVGLDILKTLTLDLKYEGNLSKLGTGITLSGTDYSFDQRNPQIIMSVGFFF
- the cls gene encoding cardiolipin synthase, which encodes MVVLNILNETFLNHLTTLLWTVYIITVLSTAAMIIHEKRDPAKTSTWVLLLITLPILGLLLYIVFGQNRRKEKLFSRKEIQDIEQIEYLSHKQVIRFSSKTDIHHKLADHLSIITLLLNNSKALLTEKNEVEIFQTGNQAFDSIIESLYSATSSIHIEFYIINDDKLGNRIKNILITKAKEGVKVRVLFDDVGSWSLPKRYVKELKDAGIEIYPFMEVRFPLLTSRVNYRNHRKVVVVDGKVGYLGGMNIADRYIEGTRRLGQWYDTMLKIEGEAVHSLQVIFLIDWYFVTGKIIRERNIYFPQPTVTSYHPLQIVTSGPDSDWASIMQAFFHAITRANKHIYISTPYFIPNESILTALKTAALSGIDVRIILPGKSDSTVVYWSSLSYVSELLEAGIKVYLYQNGFNHSKVMMIDGKLAMVGSANMDIRSFEDNFEVAAFIYDNQVTERLEENFLSNLVQSQVITPQSWSKRPLKNSYKEALARLISPLF
- a CDS encoding SDR family oxidoreductase, encoding MTKALKKLTGKVVVITGASSGIGKALAYEFSRYNAKLVIGARNIDELNVIASELSSVGVEVLPVKTDVTSEGDCKNLIEQAISRYGQIDILINNAGISMRALFKDVDLKVIRHLMDVNFWGTVYCTKYALPYLLETKGSVVGVSSIAGFHGLPGRCGYSASKFAMHGFLETLRIENLKNGLHVMIAAPGFTATNVRFSALTADGTPQGMSPRDEKNMMTPEEVAKIIVKGIVKRRRNIIMGTEGKISVLAQRILPTVIDRLLYGYMAKEPNSPFK
- a CDS encoding alpha-amylase family glycosyl hydrolase is translated as MKYRLLALITVTFLVSSCQKSLRIEHATTSPAVHDLLSVIQLAGDSTLVYLTDYFPDPQVIDSVSIPSHFQYSISDSKAYLTLKADNQSLPWLSYIFIWAKGDKYCLLVRKNRKLPVTFTFDPQGKKVKSVQLAGQINDWNPSSTNLTFDGKVYKTTKLLNPGKYHYQVVIDGKWMLDPANPTFEDNGMGGYNSVLVVGNTNPEELPKLVPFSTDGNKLFIKAIGNIDKFIVLWQNYLMDDKFITSKEGFYEITIPENARGYKRSHIRIWAYNQQGESNNLLIPLEGNRVVINPSQLSRSDKHTQIMYFLLVDRFKNGNPSNDFKVNDPEIHPKANYFGGDLAGVTQKVKDGYFTKLGINTIWLSPITQNPLGAWGLYPQPRTKFSGYHGYWPVSSSKVDFRFGTESELNELIAEAHKRNMNVILDYVANHVHQEHPLYKQHPDWATSLYLPDGSLNTERWDEYRLTTWFDTFLPTLDLERPEVYEPMTDSALFWVSHYDLDGFRHDATKHIHENFWRRLTQKIKLNLPNKPVYQIGETYGSHELIASYIGSGMLDAQFDFNIYDASVAAFARNDYPFTKLDGALHQTFSYFGWINLMGYISGNQDRGRFISYAGGALRFGEDAKKAGWTREIGVGDSTAYAKLCMLNAFNMTIPGVPTIYYGDEFGMPGGNDPDNRRMMKFDGLSTLEQQTLETVTKLVNIRRNNLALVYGSFQTILVNDNVYAYVRKYFDNTVVVIFNKSNQEQVIDLQIPEYMSDSILYPNFNSKYSIQNGKLEVTLKPNSFEVFTSRIN
- a CDS encoding glycoside hydrolase family 13 protein encodes the protein MSTMFVVMTSLAQKPVERIEPPCWWVGMNNPNLQLLVYGKNIASAQVSINNPNIDLVGIDRVENPNYIFINLTVKPDAKPGSIDIKFTFPKGKPLTYAYELKARQAGSANRKGFDNSDVVYLVYPDRFSNGNPAIDQVSGYTDKVDRNEPYARHGGDIQGILNHLDYFKQLGVTALWLNPVLESNQPSWSYHGYAITDFYRVDPRLGSNELYKEFIDKAHAQGIKVVKDMVFNHCGGEHWWMKDVPMKNWFNLYPDYKRTNYRIPTTFDPHASVADSSLMADGWFDGHMPDLNQRNPYLANYLIQNSIWWIEYAGLDGIRMDTHPYCDKHFMAQWCAAVQNEYPNFSIVGETWVNYPAWVAYWQKDAKNRDGYNSNLEIVMDFPLMFAMHKAFDEKDGWDTGLARLYEIIAHDFVYPNPDKLFIFADNHDIGRFQRDSSQALGRLKLAMAFLLTTRGIPQIYYGTEILLPGDDAKGHGDIRRDFPGGWPTDSKSAFTPEGRTKRQNEIWNYMSTILNWRKTATAIHNGKLTHFIPENEVYVYFRHNSEQTVMVILHNGYQPKVLDTSRFAEFLSNKTSGIDIISGNKVENLAKIQLSPRSAMIIELK
- the fbaA gene encoding class II fructose-bisphosphate aldolase, which gives rise to MKRFKPGVITGKELQELFAIAKAEQFALPAVNVTGTNTMNAVLETARELGSPVIIQFSNSGASFIAGKSLSNDGQQASILGAISGAKHVHLLAEAYGVPVVLHTDHAAKKLLPWIDGLLDAGEKHFRETGKPLFSSHMLDLSEESLHENIEICKRYLERMAKMGMTLEIELGVTGGEEDGVDNTGVDSSRLYTQPEEVAYAYEELMKISPNFTIAASFGNVHGVYKPGNVVLNPIILKNSQELIKQKYATADKPVNFVFHGGSGSEKEKITEAISYGVIKMNIDTDLQWAFWEGIKNYYEAKKGYLQGQIGNPEGEDAPNKKYYDPRVWLRKGEESIVARLKEAFADLNAIGRG
- a CDS encoding glycoside hydrolase family 65 protein, whose product is MNPYLKHDEWCIIEEGFIPENTRASESIFSIGNGAMGQRANFEEKFTGSTLQGSYIGGVYYPDKTRVGWWKNGYPEYFAKVINSTNWIGINVIVNGEELDLAKCKVQDFRRVLNMKEGYLERSFIAELQNGIKLAVKSTRFLSMVDSELGAIRYSVKPLNADANIEVHPYLDADVHNEDSNYGEKFWEVVDIKGTSAFSYIVSRTKKLDFHVGHAMRNFIHVNGQHQNVQPQVNTSAMYVDNRFTINAKAGDEVTLYKYAAVISSLNHEKGTFPKVLEKLIDTAVSKGFDKMLDEQRNAWTEIWQHSDITIEGDVAAQQGIRFNIFQLSQTYTGKDERLNIGPKGFTGEKYGGSTYWDTEAYCLPFYMVTHGQKVARQLLLYRYKQLGKAIENAQKLGFTDGAALYPMVTMNGEECHNEWEITFEEIHRNGAIAFAIYNYVRYTGDKSYLVNFGLEVLIAIARFWAQRVNFSQEKGKYVMLGVTGPNEYENNVNNNWYTSTIACWCMEYAEEVASYVKSTDPSKYAELTKSIHFDESKEIAKWRDIRNNMFFPVDEKLGIFLQQEGYMDKEQILVKDLDPKERPLNQKWSWDRILRSCFIKQADVLQGLYFLEDRYDTDTIKRNYEFYEARTVHESSLSPCVHSVLASRIGNVDKAYELYLRTARLDLDDYNREVKEGLHITSMAGTWISIVEGFGGMRVRNNMLTFNPLIPDKWKSYSFKVWFRDNILKIMVTSSQITINNESGNAITLKIYGVEHSVPASSSISVPVQKQIF